One Kiritimatiellia bacterium genomic window carries:
- a CDS encoding SGNH/GDSL hydrolase family protein has translation MKTFLKKLGVTMAGIAVPLLILEIAMRLAGAGQAPSLGKNYDRSRFRYRPSGARQNPWAQGATNVLRIAVIGDSISNGAGVQKDDTYGFRLGRFLNMNEGQTPAEVRVYAKGGTSTYMQLDFLEEALKYDPDVVILGICLNDTEDWTRPKDFMRWRDERMPRVPGPKLAFLLKHSRALNWIYRKAEDRRCNAAFLRSFEKLYDPEYSGWKRFTRALHEFQTRCRSRGITFVAVIFPELSRVDDYPFDYVHERIRAALAEEQAYTLDLLPDFRGKNPDRLQAVPNIDGHPNEIGHRIAAESIFEFLLANRLIDPGYLPVHRTGDGNAFWKRVADRMQNPAGEAERTDNVDPSVMVDPQEE, from the coding sequence ATGAAAACCTTCCTGAAGAAGCTCGGCGTCACAATGGCTGGGATTGCCGTGCCCCTGCTGATCCTGGAGATCGCCATGCGCCTGGCCGGCGCGGGCCAGGCCCCCTCGCTCGGAAAGAACTACGACCGCAGCCGGTTCCGCTACCGGCCGTCCGGCGCGCGGCAGAATCCCTGGGCCCAGGGCGCGACGAACGTGCTGCGGATCGCGGTGATCGGCGACTCGATCAGCAACGGCGCGGGCGTGCAGAAGGACGACACCTACGGCTTCCGGCTCGGTCGCTTCCTGAACATGAACGAGGGCCAGACGCCGGCCGAGGTGCGCGTCTACGCCAAGGGCGGCACGTCCACCTACATGCAGTTGGATTTTCTGGAGGAGGCGCTCAAGTACGATCCCGACGTCGTCATCCTGGGCATCTGCCTCAACGACACGGAGGACTGGACGCGGCCCAAGGACTTCATGCGCTGGCGGGACGAGCGCATGCCCCGGGTGCCCGGTCCGAAACTGGCCTTCCTGCTCAAGCACTCGCGCGCGCTGAACTGGATCTACAGGAAGGCCGAGGACCGGCGCTGCAACGCGGCGTTCCTGCGGAGCTTCGAAAAACTGTACGACCCGGAGTATTCCGGCTGGAAGCGGTTCACCCGCGCCCTCCACGAATTCCAGACGCGCTGCCGCTCCCGCGGGATCACGTTCGTGGCCGTGATCTTCCCCGAGTTGAGCCGGGTGGACGACTATCCGTTCGATTACGTGCACGAGCGCATCCGCGCCGCGCTGGCGGAGGAGCAGGCCTATACTCTTGATCTCCTGCCCGATTTCCGCGGCAAGAACCCGGACCGGCTCCAGGCCGTTCCGAACATCGACGGGCACCCGAACGAAATCGGGCACCGCATCGCGGCGGAGTCCATTTTCGAGTTCCTGCTGGCCAACCGGCTGATCGATCCGGGCTACCTCCCCGTGCACCGGACGGGCGACGGGAACGCCTTCTGG